A DNA window from Clavibacter sepedonicus contains the following coding sequences:
- a CDS encoding nucleotide pyrophosphohydrolase, which produces MASRDVREELAAFVAERDWAQFHTPENLAKSIAIEAGELLECYQWDADGDPEQVKAELADVLTYCLLLAERLGLDPDEIVQDKLAVTQAKYPVDRARGRSTRYDAL; this is translated from the coding sequence ATGGCCAGCCGAGACGTGCGCGAGGAGCTCGCCGCGTTCGTCGCCGAGCGGGACTGGGCGCAGTTCCACACGCCGGAGAACCTCGCGAAGAGCATCGCGATCGAGGCGGGCGAGCTGCTCGAGTGCTACCAGTGGGATGCGGACGGCGACCCGGAGCAGGTGAAGGCCGAGCTGGCCGACGTCCTCACGTACTGCCTGCTCCTCGCCGAACGACTCGGCCTCGATCCCGACGAGATCGTGCAGGACAAGCTGGCCGTCACGCAGGCCAAGTACCCCGTCGACAGAGCGCGCGGCCGCAGCACCCGGTATGACGCACTTTGA
- a CDS encoding type I restriction endonuclease: protein MEFAERLAALALKVRNQREAIQTEEATKNAFIMPFISTILGYDVFNPLEVVPEFTADLGLKKGEKIDYAIMRDGEVQILIECKKSTEPLKIEHASQLFRYFAVTNARIAVLTNGEVYHFYTDLDAPNRMDEKPFLVLDLADIDETLLPELMKLTKDVFDLDSIISAAGELKYVGALKRAIAAEFREPTPEWVKLLTRRVYEGSFTEKVREQFTTLVGKASKQYLNEQVNDRLKTALGAPAFPSAPTAPSADAITSEEVVEADLDRDTEIETTLEELEGYQIVKAITCSEVKPQRVVHRDAKSYLAILLDDNNRKPIARLHFNGKKQKYLGLFDAHKVETRHPIGSLDEIYAHADTIREAIRVHAGDAVVA, encoded by the coding sequence GTGGAATTCGCCGAACGACTGGCCGCCCTGGCCCTGAAGGTCCGCAACCAGCGCGAGGCCATCCAGACGGAGGAGGCGACGAAGAACGCGTTCATCATGCCGTTCATCTCGACGATCCTCGGATACGACGTCTTCAACCCGCTCGAGGTGGTCCCGGAGTTCACGGCGGACCTCGGCCTCAAGAAGGGCGAGAAGATCGACTACGCGATCATGCGCGACGGCGAGGTGCAGATCCTCATCGAGTGCAAGAAGTCGACGGAGCCGCTCAAGATCGAGCACGCCTCGCAGCTCTTCCGCTACTTCGCCGTCACCAACGCGCGCATCGCGGTGCTCACGAACGGTGAGGTCTACCACTTTTACACGGACCTCGACGCGCCGAACCGGATGGACGAGAAGCCGTTCCTGGTGCTCGACCTCGCGGACATCGACGAGACGCTGCTGCCCGAGCTGATGAAGCTCACCAAGGACGTGTTCGACCTCGACTCGATCATCAGCGCCGCGGGCGAGCTCAAGTACGTCGGGGCGTTGAAGCGGGCGATCGCCGCCGAGTTCCGCGAGCCGACCCCGGAATGGGTGAAGCTCCTCACCCGCCGCGTGTACGAGGGATCCTTCACGGAGAAGGTCCGCGAGCAGTTCACGACGCTCGTGGGAAAGGCCTCGAAGCAGTACCTCAACGAGCAAGTGAACGACCGTCTGAAGACGGCTCTGGGGGCGCCCGCGTTCCCGTCGGCGCCGACCGCGCCGTCGGCCGACGCGATCACGAGCGAGGAGGTCGTCGAGGCCGACCTCGACCGGGACACCGAGATCGAGACCACCCTGGAGGAGCTCGAGGGCTACCAGATCGTCAAGGCGATCACGTGCAGCGAGGTGAAGCCGCAGCGCGTCGTCCACCGCGACGCCAAGTCGTACCTCGCGATCCTCCTCGACGACAACAACCGCAAGCCCATCGCCCGCCTCCACTTCAACGGCAAGAAGCAGAAGTACCTCGGGCTCTTCGACGCGCACAAGGTCGAGACGCGGCACCCGATCGGATCGCTCGACGAGATCTACGCGCACGCGGACACCATCCGCGAGGCGATCCGGGTCCACGCGGGGGACGCGGTCGTCGCGTAG
- a CDS encoding type IV secretory system conjugative DNA transfer family protein produces the protein MPYSEEVVSGMALRDCAGHLGPRPAEFGVHGVDGTSIGFDDAMAGRHVLYLGGIGTGKTVGISALVASVRASMTADDVMVVFDTKGDYHETFHRPGDAVIAATLADEFAGQVSWNLFEEFRALPPGRLPEDEIFEMCSGLFSRLIADAGDNAYFANAARDVFTALVTAMYRESEERSNCDIRMIVGGMGTSEMHALLDRPENADLRGARHYIAKEGSNSTMATMAFMQQVIQESFRSSFGRPGDFSIRAFLRAKGARALFLEYDIASGSTLAPVFTTMLDVAMKEAMSRRRAGGRVFFVLDEFALLPELTHLSDGVNFGRSLGLRFIVGTQNVKQVQEMYGPEMAASVLSAFGSVFAFRLYDGDSRRFVGDRFGANRKLTRFDASVRGSGLREEVITGAVVEDWDLSSLGVGTCIAAIPDGPPVSGSGSRRRRRRRRPRRGRTAGQSSGEPHRAVGSIASRGARLSMRDASEQAHDREGGPMHVVPLGYIGEFEGKPNLALLDPLTSKTRHHTLAPETAQLLRSIDPTLSDQDLDEQERRLLVGYAKLGIVALIGDDAPLLALDVIPVPRVDIILDEVLDDGYRFSSGSDEPFELTEYGARFLTKADGRRTLGEIAEATRDEALADEADRAAIEEGVARTGQSFERFLMDEAYRLIAALQGRVAVTFEATERT, from the coding sequence ATGCCCTACTCGGAGGAGGTGGTCTCGGGCATGGCACTGCGGGACTGCGCGGGACATCTCGGTCCACGGCCGGCGGAGTTCGGGGTCCACGGCGTCGACGGCACGAGCATCGGGTTCGACGACGCGATGGCCGGCCGGCACGTGCTCTACCTCGGCGGCATCGGCACGGGGAAGACCGTGGGCATCTCCGCGCTCGTCGCCTCCGTGCGCGCGAGCATGACCGCCGACGACGTGATGGTCGTGTTCGACACGAAGGGCGACTACCACGAGACGTTCCACCGGCCGGGTGACGCGGTCATCGCGGCCACGCTCGCCGACGAGTTCGCGGGGCAGGTGTCGTGGAACCTGTTCGAGGAGTTCCGCGCGCTGCCCCCGGGCCGCCTGCCGGAGGACGAGATCTTCGAGATGTGCAGTGGCCTGTTCTCGCGTCTCATTGCCGACGCCGGCGACAACGCCTACTTCGCCAACGCGGCGCGCGACGTGTTCACGGCCCTCGTCACCGCGATGTACCGGGAATCCGAGGAGCGGTCGAACTGCGACATCCGCATGATCGTCGGCGGCATGGGCACGTCCGAGATGCACGCGCTGCTGGACCGTCCAGAGAACGCCGACCTCCGCGGCGCGCGGCACTACATCGCCAAGGAGGGGTCGAACTCGACCATGGCGACGATGGCGTTCATGCAGCAGGTGATCCAGGAGTCGTTCCGCTCGTCGTTCGGGCGGCCGGGCGACTTCTCCATCCGCGCCTTCCTCCGCGCGAAGGGCGCGCGGGCGCTCTTCCTCGAGTACGACATCGCCTCGGGCAGCACGCTCGCACCGGTGTTCACGACCATGCTCGACGTCGCGATGAAGGAGGCCATGTCCCGACGCCGCGCGGGCGGGCGCGTGTTCTTCGTGCTCGACGAGTTCGCGCTGCTCCCCGAGCTGACGCACCTCTCCGACGGCGTGAACTTCGGCCGGTCGCTCGGGCTGCGGTTCATCGTCGGCACCCAGAACGTCAAGCAGGTGCAGGAGATGTACGGGCCGGAGATGGCCGCGTCGGTGCTGTCGGCGTTCGGATCCGTGTTCGCGTTCCGCCTCTACGACGGGGACTCGCGACGCTTCGTCGGCGACCGCTTCGGCGCGAACCGCAAGCTGACGCGCTTCGACGCGTCCGTGCGCGGGTCGGGACTCCGCGAGGAGGTCATCACAGGGGCGGTGGTCGAGGACTGGGACCTGTCGAGCCTCGGCGTGGGGACCTGCATCGCGGCCATTCCGGACGGCCCGCCGGTGTCCGGTTCCGGTTCGCGGCGCCGTCGGCGTAGGCGTCGCCCACGTCGCGGGAGGACCGCGGGGCAGAGCTCCGGCGAGCCGCACCGCGCCGTCGGTAGCATCGCCAGCCGGGGTGCGCGCCTGAGCATGCGCGACGCATCGGAGCAGGCCCACGACAGAGAAGGAGGACCCATGCACGTCGTCCCGCTCGGGTACATCGGCGAATTCGAGGGCAAGCCGAACCTCGCACTGCTGGATCCGCTCACGTCGAAGACCAGGCACCACACGCTCGCGCCGGAGACGGCCCAGCTGCTGCGGTCGATCGACCCGACCCTGTCCGACCAGGATCTCGACGAGCAGGAGCGCCGTCTCCTCGTGGGGTACGCGAAGCTCGGCATCGTCGCCCTCATCGGCGACGACGCACCTCTCTTGGCCCTGGACGTCATACCCGTGCCGCGCGTGGACATCATCCTCGATGAGGTGCTCGACGACGGATACCGCTTCAGCTCGGGATCCGACGAGCCGTTCGAGCTGACCGAGTATGGCGCCAGGTTCCTCACCAAAGCCGACGGCCGACGCACGCTCGGGGAGATCGCGGAGGCGACGCGCGACGAGGCCCTCGCGGACGAGGCCGACCGCGCCGCGATCGAGGAGGGCGTGGCGCGCACCGGGCAGTCGTTCGAGCGCTTCCTGATGGACGAGGCCTACCGCCTCATCGCCGCCCTCCAGGGTCGCGTGGCCGTGACGTTCGAGGCGACCGAGCGAACGTGA
- a CDS encoding PqqD family protein: MNDMRVVQLGHIAEFDGRHNMAVQDPLTRKAASYDLTPEALELLLSLDPTETGRVFTPEERRLLQICAGLRMVALVEDGAPLSELPIIPAPRYDVILDAILEDGYRFTSEVDEPFELSEYGARLMSRVDGRTTLGEIALAVKQEALADEEDRAAIRVGEVELQQTFDEYIEDEVYRFIAALRGREAITFEATAGERA, encoded by the coding sequence ATGAACGACATGCGCGTCGTGCAGCTCGGCCACATCGCCGAATTCGATGGCCGCCACAACATGGCGGTCCAGGATCCCCTCACGCGGAAGGCCGCGAGCTACGACCTCACGCCGGAGGCGCTCGAGCTGCTGCTCTCCCTCGACCCCACCGAGACCGGCCGCGTGTTCACACCGGAAGAGCGTCGCCTCCTCCAAATCTGCGCCGGACTCCGGATGGTCGCGCTCGTCGAGGACGGAGCGCCGCTGTCCGAGCTGCCGATCATCCCGGCCCCTCGATACGACGTGATCCTCGACGCCATCCTCGAAGACGGCTACCGCTTCACCTCCGAGGTCGACGAGCCCTTCGAGCTCAGTGAATACGGCGCGCGCCTCATGTCCCGGGTCGATGGCAGGACGACTCTCGGAGAGATCGCTCTGGCCGTCAAGCAGGAGGCGCTCGCGGATGAGGAGGACAGGGCCGCGATCCGCGTCGGCGAGGTGGAGCTGCAGCAGACGTTCGACGAGTACATCGAGGACGAGGTCTACCGCTTCATCGCCGCCCTGCGCGGACGAGAGGCGATCACGTTCGAAGCGACCGCCGGGGAACGGGCGTGA
- a CDS encoding HepT-like ribonuclease domain-containing protein, which yields MIDEERVPALLADIARFAASARRVTARGHARFVDPDDDEQRRIARSLVVDLSSAADRLPASFRDARPEIDWSGIRAVRNYVAHDYDGTDMEVLWRVVAVEFPRIADALSA from the coding sequence ATGATCGACGAGGAACGCGTGCCGGCGCTCCTCGCCGACATCGCGCGGTTCGCTGCCTCCGCCCGACGGGTGACGGCGCGCGGCCATGCGCGCTTCGTCGACCCCGATGACGACGAACAGCGCCGCATCGCGCGCTCGCTCGTCGTGGACCTCTCGAGCGCGGCCGACCGGCTGCCCGCCTCCTTCCGGGACGCCCGCCCGGAGATCGACTGGAGCGGGATCCGCGCGGTGCGGAACTACGTCGCCCACGACTACGACGGCACCGACATGGAGGTGCTGTGGCGCGTGGTCGCGGTGGAGTTCCCGCGGATCGCTGACGCGCTGAGCGCGTGA
- a CDS encoding helix-turn-helix domain-containing protein gives MSDASVGEELRRLRREAALSQRELAAVTGVPQPNIAAYESGRRQPSPETLVRLGAALRAPSLDRVRASRGPILEVAARRRLSDVRVFGSVARGDAAAGSDLDLLVHPAADASLFDLAGFMAEVAALLGIDVDVVSDRGSGPMMDRIRAEAVAL, from the coding sequence ATGAGCGATGCGTCCGTCGGTGAGGAGCTGCGCCGCCTCCGCCGCGAGGCCGCCCTCTCACAGCGCGAGCTCGCCGCGGTGACCGGCGTGCCGCAGCCGAACATCGCAGCGTACGAGAGCGGGCGCCGGCAGCCGTCGCCCGAGACCCTCGTCCGACTCGGCGCCGCGCTCCGGGCGCCGTCGCTCGACCGGGTCCGCGCATCCCGAGGTCCCATCCTCGAGGTCGCCGCTCGGCGCCGCCTCAGCGACGTCCGCGTCTTCGGATCCGTCGCGCGGGGAGATGCCGCGGCAGGATCCGACCTCGACCTCCTCGTGCATCCCGCGGCGGATGCATCGCTCTTCGACCTCGCGGGCTTCATGGCTGAGGTAGCCGCGCTGCTGGGGATCGACGTCGACGTGGTCTCCGACCGGGGTTCGGGACCGATGATGGACCGCATCCGGGCAGAGGCCGTGGCCCTCTGA
- a CDS encoding DUF4011 domain-containing protein, translating into MNASHNSTSPHDLRVGDVQLGSGNVAEPRWREWREQLAGIGGPSPLLHFVDAPGSRIELSTTHPGGLAQFITGKTTLLSSLIRDDLALRSARKAANRITQKGIELVSARGIESIHLAIGLAEWRFADEQFRAPVLLRPLAIRRHGSDYEVRLKGQPFLNPALARALEEQFQITLDAESFVALAVQNGAFKPQPVIDRLRGLTSHLPAFAVQPRLVVSSFAEVGRALAEDAEHLDHLVIDAIAGNPTAKWGVGEAYAPVDPIPQDQRPPVTDTLLLDADPEQEYVIAQINAGNSLVVTTLPGTGGTQTIVNSIGCLVAQNKRVLVVSPRASSLKGIGQRLADVGLPGLAVAPKSLKRDVVQSIVRNEKAAPAQTAEVDDALVRLRHVLLDYRFALGRPDKDLGVSVLDALGELSRLALLPDPPATTARLTRDAVTAIAHDRASAAASLVKAASLGEFRYGPGDSPWYGATFSTSAAATHAHDLAKSLSADGLPRLLERADELIGQTRMRAYKSIDELGVYLRLLLDVRETLDKFQPVVFDRSLSEIIAATGSRRDAPEMTSITRRRLRKLAREYVRPGVHISDMHESLKAIQKQRILWQRYVAVGSTPEVPRGISDVHVRYQEVAADLKVLDAPLSMLTRPTPLGELPVDELREKVAQLAEDSEVLQNLQERTSLLAELRRLDLDPLLRDLSDRHVPQEAVAAELELAWWQSVLEQMLAGDKALLNANTSVLDRLESDFRLVDEAHATASAGLLAWQLAETWKIGVVDWPEEAHHLRQLLGGSAPVDAAALHHSAPHLSRTIAPVWLASPYEVPAITDEMPFDAVFLVDAGAMTLAEALGGIRRGKQTVVFGDPVTQTPSPFTIAVVPQSERSTPQLADDDSTLEERHADSALARLGELLPTLSLTRSYRAGGEDLAELVNRRFYGGRIQSLPWAGTFLGHGSLSLDFVADGHGMPDEDTGAVESVDAEVIRVVELVLDHASHRPRESLMVITASARHAVRVQQAVLHAAAKRSDVTEFFIGDRAEPFMVATLEQCVAQSRDRVIFSVGYGRTPHGRVLSNFGALAAPGGERLLAVAMTRARRSMVVVSCFQPSDIDQDRMKHGIVALAQILSEAEARFKEDPIPDDGDAMLVDLARRLEGLGLAPALGHRDKLGLVASYGGRAIAIETDPVVNQTSLRESLRLRPEMLKRLGWHYLRVHSFELFADPDAVARRIATALGAISDAHPATAPVQVQAGAHRAE; encoded by the coding sequence GTGAACGCTTCCCACAACAGCACCAGCCCCCACGACCTCCGCGTCGGCGACGTGCAGCTCGGGAGCGGCAACGTGGCCGAGCCCCGCTGGCGCGAGTGGCGGGAGCAGCTGGCCGGCATCGGCGGTCCCTCTCCTCTCCTCCATTTCGTGGACGCTCCCGGCTCGCGCATCGAGCTGAGCACGACGCATCCCGGCGGGCTCGCGCAATTCATCACGGGCAAGACGACGCTGCTGTCGTCCCTGATCCGCGACGACCTCGCGCTTCGCAGCGCCCGCAAGGCCGCCAACCGCATCACCCAGAAGGGCATCGAGCTGGTCTCGGCCCGCGGCATCGAGTCGATCCACCTGGCCATCGGCCTCGCCGAGTGGCGCTTCGCCGACGAGCAGTTCCGCGCGCCCGTGCTCCTGCGCCCGCTCGCGATCCGCCGCCACGGCAGCGACTACGAGGTGCGCCTCAAGGGCCAGCCGTTCCTCAACCCGGCGCTCGCGCGAGCGCTCGAGGAGCAGTTCCAGATCACGCTCGACGCCGAGTCGTTCGTCGCCCTCGCCGTGCAGAACGGCGCCTTCAAGCCGCAGCCCGTCATCGACCGCCTGCGCGGACTCACCTCGCACCTCCCCGCGTTCGCCGTGCAGCCGCGCCTCGTCGTCTCCTCCTTCGCGGAGGTGGGTCGCGCGCTCGCCGAGGACGCGGAGCACCTCGACCACCTCGTGATCGACGCCATCGCCGGCAACCCGACGGCGAAGTGGGGCGTCGGCGAGGCGTACGCGCCCGTGGATCCGATCCCGCAGGACCAACGCCCGCCCGTCACCGACACCCTGCTGCTCGACGCGGATCCCGAGCAGGAGTACGTCATCGCGCAGATCAACGCGGGCAACTCGCTCGTGGTGACGACGCTCCCCGGCACGGGCGGCACGCAGACCATCGTCAACTCGATCGGCTGCCTCGTCGCGCAGAACAAGCGCGTGCTCGTCGTGAGCCCCCGCGCCTCCTCGCTCAAGGGCATCGGCCAGCGCCTCGCGGACGTCGGCCTCCCCGGCCTCGCGGTCGCGCCGAAGTCGCTGAAGCGCGACGTGGTGCAGTCCATCGTGCGCAACGAGAAGGCCGCGCCCGCGCAGACCGCCGAGGTCGACGACGCCCTCGTGCGCCTCCGCCATGTGCTGCTCGACTACCGCTTCGCGCTCGGCCGCCCCGACAAGGACCTCGGCGTCTCCGTGCTGGACGCGCTCGGCGAGCTGTCCCGTCTCGCCCTCCTGCCGGATCCGCCGGCCACCACCGCGCGCCTCACCCGCGACGCCGTGACGGCCATCGCGCACGACCGCGCGAGCGCCGCCGCGTCCCTCGTCAAGGCCGCGAGCCTCGGCGAGTTCCGCTACGGCCCGGGCGACTCGCCCTGGTACGGCGCCACCTTCTCCACCAGCGCCGCCGCGACCCACGCGCACGACCTCGCGAAGTCGCTGTCCGCCGACGGCCTGCCGCGCCTCCTCGAGCGCGCCGACGAGCTCATCGGCCAGACGCGGATGCGCGCGTACAAGTCGATCGACGAGCTCGGCGTGTACCTGCGTCTCCTCCTCGACGTCCGCGAGACGCTCGACAAGTTCCAGCCCGTGGTGTTCGACCGGTCGCTCAGCGAGATCATCGCGGCCACCGGATCCCGCCGCGACGCCCCCGAGATGACGAGCATCACCCGCCGTCGCCTCCGCAAGCTCGCGCGCGAGTACGTGCGCCCCGGCGTCCACATCTCCGACATGCACGAGAGCCTCAAGGCGATCCAGAAGCAGCGGATCCTGTGGCAGCGCTACGTCGCCGTCGGCTCCACCCCCGAGGTCCCGCGCGGCATCTCCGACGTGCACGTGCGCTACCAGGAGGTCGCCGCCGACCTCAAGGTGCTCGACGCGCCGCTGAGCATGCTGACCCGTCCCACCCCGCTCGGCGAGCTGCCCGTCGACGAGCTGCGCGAGAAGGTCGCCCAGCTCGCCGAGGACAGCGAGGTGCTGCAGAACCTGCAGGAACGCACCTCCCTGCTGGCGGAGCTCCGCCGCCTCGACCTCGATCCGCTGCTGCGCGACCTCTCCGACCGGCACGTGCCGCAGGAGGCCGTCGCCGCCGAGCTCGAGCTCGCCTGGTGGCAGTCCGTGCTCGAGCAGATGCTCGCGGGCGACAAGGCGCTCCTCAACGCGAACACGAGCGTGCTCGACCGCCTCGAGTCCGACTTCCGCCTCGTCGACGAGGCGCATGCCACGGCCAGCGCGGGCCTGCTCGCGTGGCAGCTCGCGGAGACGTGGAAGATCGGCGTGGTCGACTGGCCCGAGGAGGCGCACCACCTGCGTCAGCTGCTCGGCGGATCCGCCCCCGTCGACGCCGCGGCCCTCCACCACTCCGCGCCCCACCTCTCGCGCACCATCGCGCCGGTCTGGCTCGCGTCGCCCTACGAGGTGCCCGCGATCACCGACGAGATGCCCTTCGACGCCGTGTTCCTGGTCGACGCCGGCGCCATGACGCTCGCGGAGGCCCTCGGCGGCATCCGGCGCGGCAAGCAGACCGTCGTCTTCGGGGATCCCGTCACGCAGACGCCGTCGCCGTTCACCATCGCGGTGGTCCCGCAGTCGGAGCGCTCCACGCCCCAGCTCGCGGACGACGACTCGACGCTCGAGGAGCGCCACGCCGACTCCGCGCTCGCGCGCCTCGGCGAGCTGCTGCCCACGCTCTCCCTCACGCGCAGCTACCGCGCGGGTGGCGAGGACCTGGCCGAGCTCGTCAACCGCCGCTTCTACGGCGGCCGGATCCAGTCCCTCCCGTGGGCGGGCACGTTCCTCGGCCACGGCAGCCTGTCGCTCGACTTCGTCGCCGACGGCCACGGCATGCCCGACGAGGACACCGGAGCCGTCGAGAGCGTCGACGCCGAGGTGATCCGCGTGGTGGAGCTCGTGCTCGACCACGCGAGCCACCGCCCGCGCGAATCGCTCATGGTCATCACCGCGAGCGCCCGGCACGCCGTGCGCGTGCAGCAGGCCGTGCTCCACGCGGCCGCCAAGCGCAGCGACGTCACCGAGTTCTTCATCGGCGACCGCGCGGAGCCGTTCATGGTCGCGACGCTCGAGCAGTGCGTCGCGCAGAGCCGCGACCGGGTGATCTTCTCGGTCGGCTACGGCCGCACCCCGCACGGCCGCGTGCTGTCGAACTTCGGCGCCCTCGCGGCGCCCGGCGGGGAGCGCCTGCTCGCCGTCGCGATGACGCGCGCCCGCCGCTCCATGGTGGTCGTCTCCTGCTTCCAGCCCTCGGACATCGACCAGGACCGGATGAAGCACGGCATCGTCGCGCTCGCCCAGATCCTCTCGGAGGCGGAGGCCCGCTTCAAGGAGGACCCGATCCCGGACGACGGCGACGCCATGCTGGTGGACCTCGCCCGCCGCCTCGAGGGCCTCGGCCTCGCGCCCGCCCTCGGGCACCGCGACAAGCTCGGGCTCGTCGCGTCCTACGGCGGCCGGGCCATCGCGATCGAGACGGACCCGGTCGTCAACCAGACGAGCCTCCGCGAGTCCCTGCGCCTGCGCCCCGAGATGCTCAAGCGCCTCGGCTGGCACTACCTCCGCGTGCACTCCTTCGAGCTGTTCGCGGATCCGGACGCCGTCGCCCGCCGCATCGCCACCGCCCTCGGCGCGATCTCGGACGCGCACCCCGCGACCGCCCCCGTCCAGGTCCAGGCCGGCGCGCACCGGGCGGAGTGA
- a CDS encoding IS481-like element IS1121 family transposase, translating to MSHGNARLTVHGRVLLVRRVVEDRRPVAHVARELGVSRQCAHRWVNRFRAEGLRGLTDRSSRPRSVPRRTSPERERAVLEARAQLRAGPARLAPVTGVPSRTISRILRRHGAPPLAWLDPVTGAVIRASRSTAHRYEHEHPGDLIHVDVKKLGRIPDGGGWRVHGRSEQVRGRGIGFDYVHAAVDDHTRLAYAEIHPDEKGATAAGFLTRAAAYFAGRGITRIERVITDNAFAYRHSTAFKNAVQDLGARQKFIRPHCPWQNGKVERFNRTLATEWAYRQPFTSNQHRADALDPFIEHYNTERIHSSHGLTPAARVSPTS from the coding sequence ATGTCCCACGGTAATGCTCGTCTGACGGTTCACGGGAGGGTTCTCCTCGTGCGGCGGGTGGTGGAGGATCGTCGGCCGGTCGCGCACGTCGCGCGGGAGCTGGGGGTGTCGCGGCAGTGCGCGCATCGATGGGTGAACCGGTTCCGTGCCGAGGGGCTGCGAGGGCTGACGGATCGGTCATCGCGGCCCCGGTCAGTACCGAGGCGAACGAGCCCGGAGCGGGAACGGGCCGTGCTGGAAGCGCGGGCCCAGTTGCGGGCGGGTCCTGCGCGGCTGGCGCCGGTGACAGGTGTTCCATCCCGTACGATCTCCCGCATCCTGCGCCGGCACGGGGCGCCGCCGTTGGCATGGTTGGACCCCGTCACCGGGGCCGTGATCCGGGCATCCCGGTCAACGGCGCACCGGTATGAGCACGAGCATCCGGGTGATCTGATCCACGTGGACGTGAAGAAGCTCGGGAGGATCCCGGACGGAGGCGGCTGGCGGGTCCACGGGCGCAGCGAGCAGGTCCGCGGCCGCGGGATCGGGTTCGATTACGTCCATGCCGCGGTCGATGACCACACCCGTCTCGCCTACGCGGAGATCCATCCCGATGAGAAAGGCGCGACCGCGGCCGGGTTCCTGACCCGCGCAGCGGCGTACTTCGCCGGGCGCGGGATCACCCGGATCGAGCGGGTCATCACGGACAACGCGTTCGCCTACCGGCACTCGACCGCGTTCAAGAACGCCGTCCAGGACCTGGGCGCGCGGCAGAAGTTCATCCGCCCGCACTGCCCCTGGCAGAACGGCAAGGTCGAGCGCTTCAACCGGACCCTCGCGACCGAGTGGGCCTACCGGCAACCCTTCACCAGCAACCAACACCGCGCCGACGCGCTTGACCCCTTCATCGAGCACTACAACACTGAACGAATCCACTCAAGCCACGGGCTCACGCCCGCGGCCCGAGTGTCACCAACGTCATGA
- a CDS encoding S26 family signal peptidase, producing MTDIQDRSSAPTSAPTADAAPTDTAPSDTAAIEALELDLELDLDLDLLAEELLLEPAAPAAPVIPATSPHVRGAARRAARTSRSIRRRTVVMRAATVLLTALVAVTLLFQASGGRWFVVQTPSMGTTAPVGTLLLTTPVLLEDVQPGDVVSFHPSTTPDETYTHRVIAVDADGLTTQGDINGAVDPWKTDQAHLVGEATTILPGFGSLAKGVPLMLAGLVIVMILTRLIGSPTHRASMRMLGGALVAAFTVFLLKPFVGLVVLDAATRGSDVEATVVSTGILPIRIAAEGGTATTLAAGQVGTITAPAGDAGRFHDVSSTLDLPLWGWVVFFGLCAIPLIWTLVVGLPAEREERRA from the coding sequence ATGACCGACATCCAGGACCGCTCGTCCGCCCCGACGTCCGCCCCCACGGCCGATGCCGCGCCGACCGACACCGCGCCGTCCGACACCGCGGCGATCGAGGCCCTCGAGCTGGACCTCGAGCTCGACCTGGACCTCGACCTCCTCGCCGAGGAGCTCCTGCTCGAGCCGGCCGCCCCGGCCGCCCCGGTCATCCCCGCCACCTCCCCCCACGTGCGCGGCGCGGCCCGACGCGCCGCGCGCACCTCCCGCTCCATCCGCCGCCGCACGGTGGTGATGCGGGCGGCGACGGTGCTCCTCACCGCGCTGGTCGCCGTGACGCTGCTCTTCCAGGCGTCCGGCGGCCGCTGGTTCGTCGTGCAGACCCCGTCGATGGGCACCACGGCCCCCGTGGGCACGCTGCTGCTCACCACCCCCGTCCTCCTCGAGGACGTCCAGCCGGGCGACGTCGTCAGCTTCCACCCCTCCACCACCCCGGACGAGACCTACACGCACCGCGTCATCGCGGTCGACGCCGACGGCCTCACCACCCAGGGCGACATCAACGGCGCGGTCGATCCCTGGAAGACCGACCAGGCGCACCTCGTCGGCGAGGCCACCACGATCCTCCCCGGCTTCGGCTCGCTCGCGAAGGGCGTGCCGCTCATGCTCGCCGGCCTCGTCATCGTCATGATCCTGACCCGCCTCATCGGCTCGCCGACGCACCGCGCGTCGATGCGCATGCTCGGCGGCGCGCTCGTCGCCGCGTTCACCGTGTTCCTGCTCAAGCCGTTCGTCGGCCTCGTCGTGCTCGACGCCGCGACCCGCGGCAGCGACGTCGAGGCGACCGTCGTGTCCACCGGCATCCTCCCCATCCGCATCGCGGCCGAGGGTGGCACCGCCACGACGCTCGCCGCCGGCCAGGTCGGCACGATCACCGCCCCGGCGGGTGACGCCGGCCGCTTCCACGACGTGTCCTCCACGCTCGACCTGCCGCTCTGGGGCTGGGTCGTCTTCTTCGGCCTCTGTGCGATCCCCCTCATCTGGACCCTCGTGGTCGGCCTCCCCGCCGAGCGCGAGGAGCGTCGCGCGTGA